A segment of the Acidimicrobiia bacterium genome:
GCCGCCCGCGCCAAGGGCGGGTTCGGGGGCGGGCGGACCGGGAGCTGGCAGCACGCGTTGCGGTCCGTCTCGAGGCCGTGGCCGACGTGCAGTCTGAGTCTCCCGATTCGTGCAACGTGCATCGTCCTGCTCTGGTCGGCAGTCTGGGCCGGCGTTATGTTGACGGGCGTAGTCGCAGCGAGGTCGGCCGCGGCGACGGCGACAGCCGCTGTGGTCCTGTCGTGGCTGATCGCGGGAATCGTCTCATTCGCGATTGACGTGCGGCGGATTCATCAGCGACCGCCGTTCTGGCCACAGCCGGATGCAGGCGTTCGGGAATCAAGGCGGTGACCGCCGAGGTTCGGCGGTCACCGCCGAACCTCGGCGGGGGACAGATCCAGCTCGACCTGCCCGACTATCGATCGGCTGGCAAATAGCATCTCGAACCAGATCGTCCGATGTGGGCAATGACGCGCCCGATCCCACACTTCGCCGAGCGGCACATCGTGCGCTAGCGGTGGCCGGCGGTGGCGACACCGGGGAGGTTGGCGAATGCCTCTTGGTCGGCGGTCACAACCGCCCGGTCGGTAGCTCGAGCAGTAGCTGCGATCAGCAAGCCGTGAGCTCCCCGTGGACGGCCCTGGTCGCGAACAGCGACGAGCAGATCGGCGTGTTCGACCGCTACATCGCGGTCGTAGGCAATGATCGGCAGCGACTCGATGATCTCATCGACGTAGGCCTGACGGGCATTCCGTCGCCTTCCGGAGGCGAGCGCGACACCCACGAGTAGCTCAGCGACAGTGACCGCTGCGATGGCTATGTCGTCGTCATCGTCGATGACATCGTCGAGATCGACGCCGCCCCGCTCGGCATCGATCAGAAACGTGGTGTCGAGCAGGAGCAGGCTCATCCTCGATCTTCAATCTCCAACAGAGCTCGAAGATCAGTCAGGTTCCCCGGCCACGCAGTGTCCGGCCGGTGCCGACGCAGGAGCGACTTCACGTCGATGCCACGTCCACTGGATACGGGTTCGAGATGCGCGACTGCTTTGCCCCGACGAACAATTGTGTAGTGCTCACCACGGTGCTCAACACCGTCGAGCAGATCAGCGAAGTGGCGGGCCGCATCGGTCGCAGTGATGTCAGGCATGCGATCAGATTATCAGATACACACGCAAGGTGAACCCTCTGCCTCGCCGATCACCCGCAATCGGACGAGACCGAGCAGACTCTGCGAGCCATCGAGTTATCGGCACGTCGGCGTGCGGTCATGGCTCGATGCGGCTGACGGTTGTGACGCGGTCGATGCTGCGGTCGAACGAGACGATCTCCTCGATTCCGGCGGTTTCGGCTGAAGCGACGAGGTACGCCTCGGCGAAGTCGATGCGGTGGGTCTCGTAGACCTCGAGGCAGCGCAGGAGCAAGGCAGGATCGGCGGTTCGGATGGCGGGGTAGGCGATCACGGAACGCACCAGGCGGGCCACCTCATCGACCGGCACCTCATAGAAGGACTCCAACACGTAGACCGTTTCGGCGACGATGAGGTCGGGGAGGAGCAGTTCATCGGCCGCAGCGAGGAAGGCGGTGGCACGAGCGGCGCGGTCGGGTGGATCACCGGTGAGATGGCGGATCAGGACGTTGGTGTCGACGAACGCCGTCACCGCCGCGTCTCGGCGCGGGTGCGTCGGGTGCTCCGGCGGACCTCGTCCCATGCGGTGCCCCGTTTCGCTGCCGGGACCTCGACGGTGCCGGCGAGGTCGAGGAGGTTGGGAATCTTGGCGAGTACGGCTCGGTGCTCCTCCACTCGGAACACGACGTGATCGCCTTCGGAGATGCCGAGGCGGTCGCGAACCTCCTTTGGGATGGTGATCTGGCCTTTCGAGGTCACCCTGGCCACGAGATCCATACGGGGCTCCTTACGATGCCGGCAAGGTAAGGATATCAGCCGAGGCGCCAGGCGACCAGAGCCTGATCTTGGGTCCGCGGAACTCCGGCGGAGCACGCCTCGGTTCAGTTCGCCGCCCAGATCGCCCGGTTGACGACGTTCTCGAGATGCTCTTGGCGGCCGGAGCCCGGCTCGGGGGCGATGTCCCCTGCCATCACCATGTCGCCGAGCTCGGCGAGCGACGTACCCGACGTGATCGTATGTCCGAGCTCTCCGTCCCATCGGGCGTAGCGCTCGGCGACGGCGGCTGCCAGGTCTCCCCGCTCGACGAGCTCGGCGCCGACGAGCAGGGCCCTGGCGAGGGTGTCGATGCCTCCGACGTGTGCGTGGAAGAGATCGGACCGATCCATGCTCTGGCGCCGCAGCTTGGTGTCGAAGTTGAAGCCGCCCGTCTCGAAGCCGCCTCCCTTCAGGATCTCGTACAGCGCCAACGACAGCTCGTCGACCGAGTTGGGGAACTGGTCGGTGTCCCATCCGTTCTGGTAGTCGCCCCGGTTGGCGTCGACGCTGCCGAAGATCCCGTTGGCGATGGCGTAGGCCACCTCGTGGTGGAAGCTGTGGCCGGCCAGCGTGGCGTGGTTCACCTCGATGTTGACGCGGTACTCGTCGGTGAGCCCGTAGCGGTCCAGGAACCCGTGGACGGTGGCGCAGTCGTAGTCGTACTGGTGCTTCGTCGGCTCCTGCGGCTTCGGCTCTATGAGCAGGGTTCCCTGGAAACCGATGGCGTGCTTGTGCTCGGCGACCATGGCGAGGAACCGCCCCAGCTGGTCCGCTTCACGGCGGAGGTCGGTGTTCAGCAGGGTCTCGTATCCCTCCCGGCCGCCCCACAGCACGTAGTTGGCGCCCCCGAGCCGGTGGGTGGCCTCGAGTGCCAGCCTGACCTGGGCGGCGGCGTGTGCGAAGACGTCCGGGTCGGGGTTCGTGGCGGCCCCTGCGGCGTACCGGGGATGGGAGAACAGGTTGGCGGTCCCCCAGAGGAGGCCGACGCCGGAGCGGGCCATGTGCTCGGCGGCGTAATCGACCATGGCGTCGAGGTCCTTCGCAGACTCGGCGAACGAAGCGCCTTCGGGAGCGATGTCGCGATCGTGGAAGCAGAAGTACGGCACGCCGAGCTTCGTCACGAACTCGAAGGCGGCGTCCATCTTCTGGCGAGCGGCCGACATATCGCCGGCGGCAACCAGCCACGGCCTGTCGAACGTGCCAGTGCCGAAGACGTCGCTGCCGGGCCAGTTGAACGAGTGCCAGTAGCAGACGGCGATCCGCAGGTGGTCTTCCATGCGCTTGCCGGCGACGACGCGATCCTTGTCATACACCCGGTATGCCAGCGGCGAGTCCGAGTCGACACCCTCGAATCGGATCGGCTCGGGGACGTCTTCGAAGAACTCGGGGCTTGTCATCGCATCTCCTGGTTCGAACGCGGCGAACATTATCCATCGCCGAACGGGCGGCGTTTCGGGAGCCGGCTAGCCGCGGTCCCGCATCAGGCGCAGCCTGAGATCCTCCGATGCCCTGGTCGCCCACTCGATCGACGTGTCGAGCATGGCGGCGGCGATGGCGGCGAGTCCGACCACCAGGAAGAGGGGATTCGTCCCCACGATGTAGGCGAACCCGCACCCGACGACGACGGTCGTCCAGGCACGCATACGCCAGGCGGTGCGGCCTCCATCGCGGATCGCCCAAG
Coding sequences within it:
- a CDS encoding PIN domain-containing protein; translated protein: MSLLLLDTTFLIDAERGGVDLDDVIDDDDDIAIAAVTVAELLVGVALASGRRRNARQAYVDEIIESLPIIAYDRDVAVEHADLLVAVRDQGRPRGAHGLLIAATARATDRAVVTADQEAFANLPGVATAGHR
- a CDS encoding type II toxin-antitoxin system prevent-host-death family antitoxin, giving the protein MPDITATDAARHFADLLDGVEHRGEHYTIVRRGKAVAHLEPVSSGRGIDVKSLLRRHRPDTAWPGNLTDLRALLEIEDRG
- a CDS encoding PIN domain-containing protein; translation: MTAFVDTNVLIRHLTGDPPDRAARATAFLAAADELLLPDLIVAETVYVLESFYEVPVDEVARLVRSVIAYPAIRTADPALLLRCLEVYETHRIDFAEAYLVASAETAGIEEIVSFDRSIDRVTTVSRIEP
- a CDS encoding AbrB/MazE/SpoVT family DNA-binding domain-containing protein, which translates into the protein MDLVARVTSKGQITIPKEVRDRLGISEGDHVVFRVEEHRAVLAKIPNLLDLAGTVEVPAAKRGTAWDEVRRSTRRTRAETRR
- the xylA gene encoding xylose isomerase encodes the protein MTSPEFFEDVPEPIRFEGVDSDSPLAYRVYDKDRVVAGKRMEDHLRIAVCYWHSFNWPGSDVFGTGTFDRPWLVAAGDMSAARQKMDAAFEFVTKLGVPYFCFHDRDIAPEGASFAESAKDLDAMVDYAAEHMARSGVGLLWGTANLFSHPRYAAGAATNPDPDVFAHAAAQVRLALEATHRLGGANYVLWGGREGYETLLNTDLRREADQLGRFLAMVAEHKHAIGFQGTLLIEPKPQEPTKHQYDYDCATVHGFLDRYGLTDEYRVNIEVNHATLAGHSFHHEVAYAIANGIFGSVDANRGDYQNGWDTDQFPNSVDELSLALYEILKGGGFETGGFNFDTKLRRQSMDRSDLFHAHVGGIDTLARALLVGAELVERGDLAAAVAERYARWDGELGHTITSGTSLAELGDMVMAGDIAPEPGSGRQEHLENVVNRAIWAAN